In Deferribacteraceae bacterium V6Fe1, one genomic interval encodes:
- a CDS encoding type I restriction endonuclease subunit R produces MTNKNYEIISQNTESTVLREYVVDYKYRAEYYQSEAELEREFIRQLQIQAYEYVKIHNEADLIENLRVQLEKLNNYKFTDNEWNDFFTQELANQNQGIVEKTRTIQEDYVKILRREDGSTKNIYLLDKQNIHNNTLQVINQYETEEGQRKNRYDVTILVNGLPLIHVELKRRGVAIQEAFNQINRYQRESFWAASGLFEYIQIFVISNGTHTKYYSNTTRFEHIEELKHGTKRKGKRASNSFEFTSWWADEQNKAITDLMDFTKTFFAKHTILNILTKYCVFTTENQLLVMRPYQIVATEKIINRIQVSTNYKQYGTINAGGYIWHTTGSGKTLTSFKTAQLASNLPYIDKVLFVVDRKDLDYQTMKEYDKFEKGAANSNTSTSVLKKQLEDPNAKIIITTIQKMDRFIKQNKGHKIFDGHIVLIFDECHRSQFGDMHAAITKAFSKYHLFGFTGTPIFAVNASSSGRVDLKTTEQVFGDKLHTYTIVDAIADKNVLPFKVDYVSTMKEAENIEDEKVPNIDKEAALSAPERISNIVKYILEHFDQKTKRNTFYKLKDRRLAGFNSIFATASIDMAKKYYAEFKKQLNNLPDGKKLKIAIIFSYAANEEEPDGTVDENSEDTSGLDTSSRDFLENAIRDYNEMFGTSYDTTPDKFQNYYKDVSRRVKDREIDILIVVNMFLTGFDATTLNTLWVDKNLRLHGLLQAYSRTNRILNSIKTFGNIVCFRNLEKATNEAISLFGDKEARGIVLLKTYEEYYNGYENENDKLIGYKELVGELLEKFPIGERIVEEQKQKDFIKLYGKILRLRNILATFDEFIGNEILSERDTQDYHSIYIDLYNEFRKGKDNEKENINDDLVFEMELIKQVEINIDYILELIKKYHEDHIKNKEILIDISKAIDSSVELRNKKDLIEKFIHSLDISSVVDNDWIKFVEEKKKEELEKIIEEEKLNHDETYKFIQNAFRNGNIPTTGTSITKILPTVTRFSKDAIRTKKRESVIDKLTRFFDRFFNISGNGLQDENDEC; encoded by the coding sequence ATGACTAATAAAAACTACGAAATAATTTCTCAAAACACTGAAAGCACGGTTTTAAGAGAATATGTTGTTGATTACAAATATCGTGCCGAATATTACCAGAGCGAGGCCGAGCTGGAACGTGAATTTATCAGGCAGCTGCAAATTCAGGCCTATGAATATGTTAAAATACATAACGAAGCCGACCTGATTGAAAATCTGCGGGTGCAACTGGAAAAACTGAATAATTACAAATTTACCGATAACGAGTGGAACGACTTTTTTACCCAAGAGCTGGCAAACCAAAACCAGGGTATTGTTGAAAAAACCAGAACCATACAGGAAGATTATGTAAAAATTTTAAGACGTGAGGATGGGAGCACTAAAAACATCTACCTGCTGGATAAACAAAACATCCACAACAATACGCTGCAAGTTATTAACCAGTACGAAACAGAAGAAGGACAAAGAAAAAATCGTTATGATGTTACCATTTTGGTAAACGGTTTGCCGCTGATACATGTTGAGCTAAAACGCCGGGGTGTTGCCATTCAGGAAGCTTTTAACCAGATTAACCGCTATCAGCGCGAGAGCTTTTGGGCGGCAAGCGGGCTGTTTGAGTACATTCAAATATTTGTTATCTCTAATGGAACACATACCAAGTATTACAGTAACACCACAAGATTTGAGCATATAGAAGAATTAAAGCATGGGACAAAAAGAAAAGGTAAACGTGCGAGCAACAGCTTCGAGTTTACCAGCTGGTGGGCCGATGAGCAAAACAAAGCCATTACCGATTTAATGGATTTCACCAAAACCTTTTTTGCCAAACACACCATTCTGAATATTCTTACCAAATATTGTGTATTCACCACAGAAAATCAGCTGTTGGTAATGCGACCTTACCAGATTGTGGCCACCGAAAAAATTATTAACCGCATACAGGTAAGCACAAATTATAAACAATATGGGACAATAAATGCGGGTGGCTACATTTGGCATACAACCGGATCAGGAAAAACCTTAACAAGTTTTAAAACAGCACAATTGGCAAGTAACTTGCCCTACATTGACAAAGTTTTGTTTGTTGTAGATAGAAAAGATTTAGATTATCAAACTATGAAAGAATATGATAAATTTGAGAAAGGAGCGGCAAATAGTAATACAAGCACTAGTGTATTAAAAAAACAATTAGAAGACCCAAATGCAAAAATAATTATTACTACTATTCAGAAAATGGATAGATTCATTAAGCAAAATAAAGGGCATAAAATCTTTGACGGTCATATAGTTTTAATTTTTGACGAATGCCACCGTTCTCAGTTTGGAGACATGCACGCCGCCATTACCAAGGCATTCAGCAAATACCATCTTTTCGGCTTTACCGGTACACCAATTTTTGCAGTTAATGCTTCTTCCTCTGGCAGAGTAGATTTAAAAACAACAGAGCAAGTATTTGGAGATAAATTGCACACTTATACAATAGTAGATGCAATCGCTGATAAAAATGTTTTACCATTTAAAGTAGATTATGTGTCTACAATGAAAGAAGCTGAAAATATTGAGGATGAAAAAGTCCCTAATATTGACAAGGAAGCTGCGCTTTCGGCTCCAGAAAGAATAAGCAACATTGTTAAGTACATTCTTGAACATTTTGATCAAAAAACAAAACGAAACACCTTTTATAAACTCAAAGACAGAAGACTTGCCGGATTTAACTCTATTTTTGCAACGGCATCAATCGATATGGCAAAAAAATATTATGCAGAATTTAAGAAACAATTAAATAATTTGCCTGATGGTAAAAAGCTTAAAATTGCTATCATCTTCAGCTATGCTGCAAACGAAGAAGAACCCGACGGAACTGTCGATGAAAACTCGGAAGATACCAGCGGACTGGATACAAGCTCGCGAGACTTTCTGGAAAATGCTATCAGGGATTACAATGAAATGTTTGGAACTTCTTATGATACTACTCCTGATAAATTTCAAAATTATTATAAAGATGTTAGCAGAAGAGTAAAAGACAGGGAAATTGATATTCTTATAGTGGTAAATATGTTTCTAACTGGATTTGATGCTACAACATTAAATACACTATGGGTAGATAAAAATTTGAGATTGCATGGCTTGCTTCAAGCATATTCAAGAACTAATCGTATTTTAAACAGCATAAAAACTTTCGGGAATATTGTTTGTTTTCGAAACTTGGAAAAAGCAACTAACGAAGCTATTTCTTTATTTGGAGATAAAGAAGCAAGGGGGATAGTATTATTAAAGACTTATGAAGAGTATTATAATGGATATGAAAATGAAAATGATAAGTTAATAGGGTATAAAGAGTTGGTTGGTGAGTTGTTGGAAAAATTTCCAATTGGTGAAAGAATTGTAGAAGAACAAAAACAAAAAGATTTTATTAAACTCTATGGCAAAATTTTACGTCTTCGCAATATTTTAGCTACTTTTGATGAATTTATTGGCAATGAAATTCTTTCAGAAAGAGATACTCAGGATTATCATAGCATATATATCGATCTATATAATGAATTTAGAAAAGGAAAAGACAATGAAAAAGAAAACATTAACGACGACCTCGTTTTTGAAATGGAATTAATTAAACAGGTTGAGATTAATATCGATTATATTTTAGAGCTAATAAAGAAATATCACGAAGACCACATCAAAAACAAAGAAATCTTAATAGATATCAGTAAAGCTATTGATTCGAGTGTTGAGCTCAGAAATAAAAAAGACCTTATTGAGAAATTTATTCATTCCCTTGATATTTCTTCTGTAGTGGACAACGATTGGATAAAATTTGTAGAAGAGAAGAAAAAAGAGGAATTGGAAAAGATTATTGAGGAAGAAAAGCTTAATCATGATGAAACATATAAATTCATTCAGAATGCCTTTAGAAACGGAAATATTCCCACAACAGGAACAAGTATAACTAAAATATTACCTACTGTCACTCGTTTTTCTAAAGATGCCATTAGAACAAAAAAACGTGAGAGCGTTATCGATAAATTGACAAGATTTTTTGATAGATTCTTTAATATATCAGGCAATGGACTTCAGGATGAAAATGATGAGTGTTAA
- a CDS encoding restriction endonuclease subunit S → MNKIEQLIQHLCPEGVEFKELGEVLDYVQPSRYIVKSTKYSEDFKIPVLTAGKSFILGYTNEDFGIFNANKDNPVIIFDDFTTSFHWVDFSFKVKSSALKIIKLKQDVDCNFRFIYYAMKCINFEAQDHTRHWISKYSHLLIPLPPLPIQEEIVKILDRFTELEAELEAELEARKKQYEYYREKLLTFKEKPQKAV, encoded by the coding sequence ATGAACAAAATAGAACAATTGATACAACACCTATGCCCCGAGGGGGTGGAGTTTAAGGAGTTGGGCGAGGTTTTAGATTATGTACAGCCAAGTAGATATATTGTAAAATCTACAAAATATTCGGAAGACTTCAAGATTCCTGTTTTAACTGCAGGCAAAAGCTTTATTTTAGGATACACAAATGAAGATTTTGGAATTTTTAATGCTAATAAAGATAATCCAGTAATCATATTTGATGATTTTACAACATCTTTTCATTGGGTTGATTTTTCTTTTAAAGTTAAATCATCTGCACTTAAGATTATTAAATTAAAACAAGATGTTGATTGTAATTTTAGATTTATTTATTACGCGATGAAATGTATTAATTTTGAAGCACAAGACCACACAAGGCATTGGATTTCAAAATATTCTCATCTCCTCATCCCCCTCCCGCCGCTACCCATCCAGGAGGAAATAGTAAAAATATTGGATAGGTTTACCGAACTGGAAGCCGAACTGGAAGCCGAACTGGAAGCAAGAAAAAAGCAGTATGAGTATTACAGGGAGAAACTTTTAACATTTAAAGAAAAACCTCAAAAGGCTGTGTAA
- a CDS encoding type I restriction-modification system subunit M: protein MANGITKEQERAELHKSIWEIANHLRGSVDGWDFKQYVLGILFYRFISENLTKYINENEPDPNFDYIKLSDEDAEFGRADTVKEKGFYILPSELFVNVAKNARNNPNLNETLARVFKNIEASAKGTESENDLKGLFDDLDVNSNKLGSTVEQRNKKLAQLLEAIGNLKLGNYADNNIDAFGDAYEYLMTMYAANAGKSGGEFFTPQEVSELLARITTVGKKEVNKVYDPACGSGSLLLKFAKILGKENVRQGFFGQEINLTIYNLARINMFLHDINYNHFDIAHGDTLTDPKHWDDEPFDAIVSNPPYSIKWEGDSNPLLINDPRFSPAGVLAPKSKADLAFVMHMLAWLSTSGTAAIVEFPGVLYRGGAEQKIRKYLIDNNYVDCVIQLPPDLFFGTTIATCIIVLKKSKKDNKTLFIDASKEFVRGGNKNKLTDENIKKILDAYIAREDIEHFAKLVKNEAIAENDYNISVSSYVEQEDTREVIDIKELNKKIAEIVKRQNQLRTDIDKIVEELEQ, encoded by the coding sequence ATGGCAAATGGCATTACAAAAGAGCAAGAAAGAGCTGAATTACATAAGTCTATATGGGAAATTGCCAACCATTTAAGGGGAAGCGTTGATGGCTGGGATTTTAAGCAATATGTTTTAGGCATACTCTTTTATCGTTTTATCAGTGAAAATCTTACTAAATATATTAATGAAAATGAACCTGACCCAAATTTTGATTACATAAAATTATCTGATGAAGATGCTGAATTTGGACGAGCTGATACTGTTAAAGAAAAAGGATTTTATATCTTACCAAGTGAATTGTTTGTGAACGTTGCCAAAAATGCACGCAATAATCCTAACTTAAATGAAACACTTGCAAGAGTGTTTAAAAATATTGAAGCGTCTGCAAAAGGAACAGAAAGCGAAAATGATCTTAAAGGCCTGTTTGACGACCTGGACGTAAATTCCAATAAGCTGGGAAGCACCGTTGAACAGCGAAATAAAAAGCTGGCACAGTTGCTCGAAGCTATCGGCAACCTGAAATTGGGCAACTACGCCGATAACAACATTGATGCCTTTGGCGATGCCTACGAATATCTGATGACCATGTATGCCGCCAATGCCGGTAAATCGGGTGGCGAGTTTTTTACCCCGCAAGAGGTAAGCGAGCTTTTGGCCAGAATAACAACGGTTGGCAAAAAGGAAGTAAATAAGGTCTACGACCCCGCTTGCGGTTCGGGTTCCTTGCTGCTAAAATTTGCAAAAATACTGGGCAAAGAAAATGTACGCCAGGGCTTTTTCGGGCAGGAAATCAACCTGACCATCTACAACTTGGCACGCATCAACATGTTTCTGCACGATATTAACTACAACCATTTCGATATTGCCCACGGCGATACCCTCACCGACCCCAAACATTGGGACGACGAGCCTTTCGATGCCATTGTTTCCAATCCCCCTTACTCAATTAAATGGGAGGGCGACAGCAATCCCTTGCTGATTAACGACCCCCGTTTTTCGCCGGCCGGAGTGTTGGCACCCAAAAGCAAAGCCGATTTAGCTTTTGTTATGCACATGCTTGCCTGGCTTTCCACCTCGGGAACGGCAGCCATTGTTGAATTCCCCGGTGTGCTCTACCGTGGCGGCGCAGAACAGAAAATAAGAAAGTACCTGATTGATAACAACTATGTGGATTGCGTGATTCAGCTGCCGCCCGATTTGTTCTTCGGCACAACCATTGCCACCTGCATTATTGTGCTTAAAAAGAGTAAAAAGGATAACAAAACCCTCTTTATCGATGCTTCGAAGGAGTTTGTCCGCGGCGGCAATAAAAACAAGCTAACCGACGAAAACATCAAAAAAATACTGGATGCCTACATTGCCCGCGAGGATATCGAGCATTTTGCCAAACTGGTTAAAAATGAAGCTATTGCCGAAAACGACTACAACATATCGGTATCGAGCTATGTGGAGCAGGAAGACACCCGCGAGGTAATTGACATTAAAGAGCTCAATAAAAAGATTGCTGAAATTGTAAAACGGCAAAACCAGCTGAGAACAGATATTGATAAGATTGTGGAAGAGCTTGAACAGTGA
- a CDS encoding DUF4197 domain-containing protein: MRHYKISALILAFVLGCITFAVANDWINKGLNAFSSKSKEMDTSSLSSSEISKAFTEALLIGSEKVVARLGVKNGFNADPAVHIPLPKELITVKKALSNLEMSGTLDELEVKLNRAAEVATPKAKKIFKKAIVEMSFEDVKKIYNGPEDSATNYFKAKMTPELQKEMLPIVKKSLSEVGAVKTYNIIMKKYSSIPFAPKVDADINKHVVEKGMEGIFYYLAEEEAAIRKDPAKQTTSLLKKVFGK, encoded by the coding sequence ATGAGACATTATAAGATATCAGCGTTAATATTGGCATTTGTATTGGGTTGTATAACTTTTGCTGTTGCTAACGATTGGATAAATAAAGGGTTAAATGCCTTTAGTTCTAAAAGTAAAGAAATGGATACATCATCACTTAGCTCATCTGAAATTAGTAAAGCCTTTACAGAGGCCTTGTTGATTGGCTCAGAAAAAGTTGTGGCTAGACTTGGCGTTAAAAATGGATTTAATGCTGACCCGGCAGTTCATATACCTCTTCCAAAAGAGTTGATTACTGTAAAAAAGGCATTAAGTAATTTGGAGATGTCAGGCACGCTTGATGAGCTTGAGGTAAAACTCAATCGTGCTGCCGAAGTTGCAACTCCAAAGGCCAAAAAAATTTTCAAAAAAGCAATTGTCGAAATGAGCTTTGAAGATGTTAAGAAAATTTACAACGGGCCGGAGGACTCCGCAACCAATTACTTTAAAGCAAAAATGACACCGGAGCTTCAAAAAGAGATGCTTCCTATAGTTAAGAAAAGTTTATCTGAAGTGGGAGCCGTAAAAACTTATAATATCATAATGAAAAAATACAGTTCGATTCCATTTGCACCTAAAGTAGATGCAGATATTAACAAACATGTTGTTGAAAAGGGGATGGAAGGAATATTTTACTATTTAGCTGAAGAAGAAGCGGCTATTAGAAAAGACCCCGCAAAGCAAACCACATCTTTGTTGAAAAAGGTGTTTGGAAAATAA
- a CDS encoding hydrogenase small subunit: MKNFAINRRDFMKICLQTTALMGLPYGFHTKVAEAVEKEKKPTVVWLHFQECTGCSESLLRSNHPGISELILDTISLDYHETLMIGSGYQAEESLHHSVSENKGNYILVVEGAIPTKESGIYCKVGGKTAMESLAEISKNAAAIISIGTCASYGGIQAVDPNPTGAVGVGELVKDKPIINVPGCPPNPYNFLSVIFYYLTFKKFPKLDELNRPQFAYGRKIHEHCERRPHFDAGRFAEEYGDENHKAGYCLYKLGCKGPKTFANCSVLRFNDVGVWPVSVGHPCIGCTEPSILFKKSIAEKVQIHEPTPPDTYPTTDAKERGKGADPLTTAAVGVVAGAALGAGAVLSKKLPKGEDSEKEK; this comes from the coding sequence ATGAAGAATTTTGCGATTAACAGGCGCGACTTCATGAAGATATGTCTTCAAACGACCGCGTTGATGGGACTTCCTTACGGTTTTCATACTAAAGTGGCTGAAGCAGTGGAGAAAGAAAAGAAACCAACCGTTGTTTGGCTGCACTTTCAGGAATGTACCGGTTGCTCCGAGTCATTGCTACGTTCAAATCATCCGGGAATTTCAGAATTGATATTAGACACAATCTCTTTGGACTATCATGAGACACTTATGATAGGATCAGGGTATCAGGCTGAAGAGTCACTTCACCATTCGGTATCCGAGAATAAAGGTAACTATATTTTGGTTGTAGAAGGGGCTATCCCAACCAAAGAATCCGGAATTTATTGTAAAGTAGGTGGCAAGACCGCAATGGAATCACTTGCTGAAATTAGTAAAAATGCAGCGGCAATAATATCAATTGGCACTTGTGCATCCTACGGAGGGATACAGGCTGTAGATCCTAACCCAACCGGCGCAGTTGGCGTAGGGGAGTTAGTTAAAGATAAACCGATTATCAATGTCCCGGGCTGTCCGCCTAATCCGTATAATTTTTTATCTGTTATATTTTATTATTTGACATTTAAAAAATTTCCAAAACTTGATGAGCTGAATAGACCACAATTTGCATATGGTAGAAAGATTCATGAACACTGCGAGAGAAGACCTCATTTTGATGCCGGAAGATTTGCTGAAGAGTATGGAGATGAAAATCACAAGGCAGGTTACTGTCTTTATAAGTTAGGATGTAAGGGGCCTAAGACCTTTGCAAATTGCTCAGTATTAAGATTTAACGACGTTGGAGTATGGCCGGTTTCGGTAGGCCATCCTTGCATAGGCTGTACCGAGCCATCAATCCTTTTCAAGAAGTCTATTGCTGAAAAAGTCCAAATACATGAGCCAACCCCGCCTGATACATATCCGACTACAGATGCAAAAGAGCGTGGCAAAGGGGCTGATCCTTTGACAACGGCAGCAGTAGGAGTTGTGGCAGGTGCCGCACTTGGAGCAGGAGCCGTATTGTCAAAGAAGCTACCTAAGGGGGAGGACAGTGAAAAAGAAAAGTAG
- the hybA gene encoding hydrogenase 2 operon protein HybA: MKKKSRREFLKTTAGLIAGTTVASVVNVEASEKNYTKDDAYSMLYDATLCVGCKACVSACKKTNGLPPVKGDFDKDGLWDAPKDLDSKTRTIIKLYKENEDNWSYVKQQCMHCAKPSCVSACPVKAMKQDENGVTFYNPDVCIGCRYCQVACPFNIPKFEWEKTFPKIVKCDMCKFTSLKSKGEPACTEVCPAKAVIFGKRKELLAIAKRRIKENPDNYINHIYGEHEAGGTNVIYLAAAQFEKLGFPKLDNESPATFTENIQHTVYKGFVAPVALYATLFFVAVKNREKREKDNERGDN, translated from the coding sequence GTGAAAAAGAAAAGTAGAAGAGAGTTTTTAAAGACAACAGCAGGGCTTATCGCCGGCACCACGGTAGCAAGTGTTGTAAACGTGGAGGCCAGTGAGAAGAATTATACCAAGGATGATGCATATTCGATGCTTTATGATGCAACATTGTGTGTAGGTTGTAAAGCTTGTGTTTCCGCATGCAAAAAAACCAATGGGTTGCCACCGGTTAAAGGGGATTTTGATAAGGATGGTTTATGGGATGCACCCAAAGATTTGGACAGTAAGACCCGCACAATAATAAAGTTATATAAAGAAAATGAGGATAATTGGTCGTATGTAAAGCAGCAATGTATGCACTGCGCAAAACCTTCTTGTGTCTCAGCATGTCCAGTAAAAGCAATGAAACAAGATGAAAATGGTGTGACATTTTACAATCCGGATGTTTGCATTGGTTGTCGCTATTGCCAGGTAGCTTGCCCGTTCAATATACCAAAATTTGAATGGGAGAAAACATTTCCAAAGATTGTTAAATGCGATATGTGCAAATTTACAAGCTTGAAAAGTAAAGGCGAGCCTGCTTGTACAGAGGTGTGCCCTGCCAAAGCCGTGATATTTGGGAAGAGAAAAGAGCTGCTTGCTATTGCAAAAAGACGCATCAAGGAAAATCCTGATAATTATATCAATCATATTTACGGCGAGCATGAGGCGGGTGGTACAAACGTCATATATCTTGCTGCGGCACAATTTGAAAAGTTAGGTTTTCCAAAATTAGATAACGAGTCGCCGGCTACATTTACAGAAAATATTCAGCATACAGTCTATAAAGGCTTCGTTGCTCCCGTAGCACTTTATGCTACTTTATTCTTTGTGGCAGTTAAAAACAGAGAGAAGAGAGAAAAAGACAATGAAAGGGGGGACAATTAA
- the hybB gene encoding Ni/Fe-hydrogenase cytochrome b subunit yields the protein MAHENEFVTIDRKIITRPFLFLLTVTIIGFVFIAIRYVKGIGAVSNLSDGYPWGIWIAYDVATGTAIACGGYAMAILIYITNKWKYHSLIRSALLTSLFGYGLAGLSVTIDLGRYWNLYNLFIPSRWQFNSVMFEVAMCVMAYTLVLFIEFLPAILEKIKGKDNRLSKLAAYIYPKLNNILIFFIVLGITLPTMHQSSLGSMMTIATHKLHPIWHTGFLPLLFLINCIYLGFAAVIFESILSSFGFNRKYEVNELSGLANIIPWLTVVWVSIRIGDLIYRKEISDAFSGDFYSVMFLIEFLLIFIGSIMLLNEKIRKSPRWLFITACLILFGGGLYRMNVYIIGFNPGYGWRYFPSFSEFMITLGIVAFEVLLYLIFVKMFPVLPSGHNTEVIVTEEVLEKSEKMAGRLEWQER from the coding sequence ATGGCACATGAAAATGAATTTGTAACTATAGATAGAAAGATTATAACAAGACCATTTTTGTTTTTATTGACAGTTACCATTATAGGGTTTGTTTTTATAGCTATTCGCTATGTTAAGGGTATCGGAGCAGTTTCAAATTTAAGTGACGGTTATCCATGGGGGATATGGATTGCATATGATGTGGCGACAGGCACTGCAATAGCCTGCGGTGGTTACGCTATGGCAATCCTAATTTATATAACAAATAAGTGGAAGTACCATAGTCTAATAAGGTCAGCATTATTAACCAGTCTTTTTGGCTACGGCTTGGCCGGTCTGTCAGTAACAATAGATTTGGGAAGATATTGGAATCTGTATAATTTGTTTATCCCTTCAAGATGGCAGTTTAATTCCGTAATGTTTGAAGTGGCTATGTGTGTAATGGCGTATACTTTAGTTTTATTTATTGAGTTTTTACCTGCAATCTTAGAAAAGATAAAAGGAAAAGATAATCGTTTGTCAAAATTAGCCGCATATATTTATCCTAAATTAAACAACATATTGATATTTTTTATAGTGTTAGGGATAACTCTTCCGACTATGCACCAATCTTCATTAGGCTCAATGATGACAATAGCGACTCATAAACTACACCCTATATGGCATACAGGATTTTTACCATTACTGTTTTTGATTAACTGTATTTACCTTGGATTTGCTGCGGTAATATTTGAATCAATATTGTCCTCATTTGGTTTTAATAGGAAATATGAAGTCAATGAGCTGTCAGGGTTAGCTAACATTATCCCTTGGCTGACTGTTGTTTGGGTATCAATAAGGATAGGAGACCTTATTTATAGGAAAGAGATTTCTGACGCTTTTAGCGGTGATTTTTATTCGGTAATGTTTTTGATAGAGTTTCTATTGATATTTATAGGCTCGATAATGCTGTTAAATGAAAAGATAAGAAAATCTCCAAGATGGTTATTTATAACAGCGTGTTTGATACTATTTGGCGGTGGGTTATACCGAATGAATGTCTATATAATAGGTTTTAACCCAGGATACGGATGGAGATATTTCCCTTCATTCTCAGAATTTATGATAACTTTGGGGATAGTAGCCTTTGAAGTATTATTATATCTGATTTTTGTAAAAATGTTTCCGGTATTACCTTCAGGGCACAATACCGAGGTAATTGTTACAGAAGAAGTTCTTGAAAAAAGTGAAAAAATGGCTGGGAGGCTTGAATGGCAAGAAAGATAA
- a CDS encoding nickel-dependent hydrogenase large subunit, which yields MARKITIDPITRIEGHLRIDVEVNDGKVTNAWSSAQMWRGIEVILKGKDPRDAWAFAQRFCGVCTTVHAIASIRSVENALKVEVPLNAQYIRNILIAQHSVQDHIVHFYHLSALDWVDIVSALQADCKKAAYLAQSFSDWPGNSQQEFEAVKAKLNAFVQNGRLGIFASGYWGHKAMRLSPELNLILATHYLKALDYQRKAAQAVAILGGKNPHIQNLCVGGVATAVNVDNLATLNMERLLYLKSLMKETAEFVEKVYFPDLAILADHYRDWFKYGNGVDNYLAVPEFPIDTKNENFELAGGVFYGGNIKPFRIIKDHKDEYLINSITESIAHSWYVGEDKLHPWDGVTEPNYTDFQAEGKYSWSKAPRFNEKPMEVGPVAQLFAIYASDNEEAKQIINDSLLRIGIKINDLQSTMGRLVARGIRAKIMSKLSLKFVDKLIDNLAKGDSEYANHTNIPEGEFRGVGFHEAPRGTLSHWIIIEDKKIKNYQAVVPSTWNASPRDEKGLLGPYEASLLDNPVHDPEKPLEVLRTIHSFDPCIACAVHTIDPEGKEIVRVRVL from the coding sequence ATGGCAAGAAAGATAACTATAGACCCAATTACAAGGATAGAGGGGCACTTAAGAATCGATGTTGAGGTAAATGACGGCAAAGTGACTAATGCATGGTCTTCGGCACAGATGTGGAGAGGGATAGAAGTAATTCTAAAGGGGAAAGACCCAAGAGATGCTTGGGCATTTGCTCAGAGATTTTGCGGTGTATGTACTACGGTACACGCAATTGCGTCCATTAGATCGGTTGAGAATGCTCTTAAGGTGGAAGTACCTCTTAATGCTCAATACATAAGAAATATACTTATCGCTCAACATTCTGTTCAAGATCATATAGTACATTTTTATCATTTATCGGCACTTGATTGGGTAGATATTGTATCTGCACTGCAAGCGGATTGCAAAAAGGCTGCATATTTGGCTCAAAGTTTTTCGGATTGGCCTGGAAACAGTCAACAAGAGTTTGAAGCTGTTAAGGCAAAATTGAATGCCTTTGTACAAAATGGAAGACTTGGGATATTTGCCTCGGGATATTGGGGGCATAAAGCAATGAGATTGTCGCCAGAGCTTAATCTCATTTTGGCTACTCACTATTTAAAGGCATTGGACTATCAGCGAAAGGCAGCTCAAGCTGTTGCCATTCTCGGTGGTAAAAATCCCCATATACAAAATCTTTGCGTTGGCGGTGTAGCAACAGCGGTTAACGTAGATAACTTGGCGACACTAAATATGGAAAGACTGCTGTATCTGAAATCTTTGATGAAAGAAACGGCGGAATTTGTGGAAAAAGTTTATTTCCCTGATTTGGCAATTTTGGCAGATCATTACAGAGACTGGTTTAAATATGGGAATGGAGTGGATAATTATTTGGCAGTGCCGGAATTTCCTATTGATACAAAAAATGAAAATTTTGAGCTTGCAGGCGGTGTTTTTTACGGTGGTAATATTAAACCATTTAGAATTATAAAAGACCACAAAGATGAATATTTGATAAATTCTATTACCGAATCAATTGCACACTCATGGTATGTAGGTGAAGATAAATTACATCCTTGGGATGGCGTGACTGAGCCAAACTATACAGATTTTCAAGCTGAAGGAAAATATTCCTGGTCAAAAGCCCCGCGTTTTAATGAAAAGCCTATGGAAGTGGGCCCTGTTGCACAGCTTTTTGCCATTTATGCTTCGGACAATGAAGAGGCAAAGCAGATTATAAACGATAGTCTTTTAAGAATAGGGATTAAAATTAATGACTTGCAATCTACTATGGGAAGACTCGTAGCAAGGGGTATTAGAGCCAAAATTATGTCAAAATTGTCATTAAAGTTTGTAGATAAGCTTATTGATAATTTGGCAAAAGGGGATAGTGAATATGCAAATCATACTAATATTCCTGAAGGTGAATTTAGGGGTGTTGGTTTTCATGAAGCTCCCCGCGGGACACTATCACATTGGATAATCATAGAAGATAAAAAGATAAAAAACTATCAAGCGGTTGTACCATCAACATGGAATGCTTCACCGAGAGATGAAAAAGGGCTACTTGGGCCATACGAAGCATCACTTTTGGATAATCCTGTACATGACCCTGAAAAGCCACTTGAAGTATTAAGGACTATTCACTCTTTTGACCCTTGCATTGCTTGTGCTGTCCATACAATAGACCCGGAAGGGAAAGAGATTGTGAGAGTGAGAGTTTTATAG